The following proteins are encoded in a genomic region of Haloarcula marina:
- the bioB gene encoding biotin synthase BioB has protein sequence MVYETGNRTVDDAVARVLDGERLDRRDGLALVAQPVEDLAAGADYVRTRLGDRTVDACSIVNAKAGNCAEDCGFCAQSVHFDTGIDNYGFLGPEKILEAAERAERDGAQRFGIVLAEKGVSKEQRPEEWEEVLEAIRLVRDETDVEVDASLGILTEEEAAILAEEGLNHYNHNIETSPRYFPEIVQTHDFEDRVATLEVAKEAGMDLCAGVILGMGETPTDRVEAAMALQDIGVSSLPVNILNPVEGTPMADRGFPDITTEEVIETIAVYRLLHPEARVRLTGGREVNLDTDGQVAALEAGADGILTGDYLTTEGQSPADDLEIVEQAGLEPNTDANEFDPDEVRARADEQSDPETAAGTAQTKSELQSDD, from the coding sequence GTGGTTTACGAGACGGGCAACCGAACGGTAGACGACGCCGTAGCGCGCGTATTGGACGGGGAGCGACTCGACCGCAGGGACGGTCTGGCGCTCGTCGCGCAACCGGTCGAGGACCTGGCGGCGGGCGCGGACTACGTGCGAACGCGCCTCGGCGACCGGACCGTCGACGCGTGCTCCATCGTGAACGCGAAGGCCGGGAACTGTGCTGAGGACTGCGGCTTTTGCGCCCAGTCGGTCCACTTCGACACCGGCATCGACAACTACGGGTTCCTCGGCCCGGAGAAGATTCTGGAGGCCGCCGAGCGTGCCGAACGCGACGGGGCACAGCGCTTCGGCATCGTGCTGGCCGAGAAAGGCGTCTCGAAGGAACAGCGACCGGAAGAGTGGGAGGAGGTACTGGAGGCTATCCGCCTCGTCCGCGACGAGACGGACGTGGAAGTGGACGCCAGCCTCGGCATCCTCACCGAGGAGGAAGCGGCCATCCTCGCCGAGGAGGGCCTGAACCACTACAACCACAACATCGAGACTTCCCCCCGGTACTTCCCGGAAATCGTCCAGACCCACGACTTCGAGGACCGCGTCGCGACGCTGGAAGTCGCGAAGGAGGCCGGGATGGACCTCTGTGCAGGGGTCATCCTCGGCATGGGCGAGACGCCGACCGACCGGGTCGAGGCGGCGATGGCCCTCCAGGACATCGGCGTCTCATCGCTCCCGGTCAACATCCTCAACCCGGTCGAAGGTACGCCGATGGCCGACCGCGGCTTTCCCGACATCACGACCGAGGAGGTCATCGAAACCATCGCGGTGTACCGCTTGCTCCACCCGGAGGCCCGCGTCCGCCTGACCGGCGGCCGCGAGGTGAACCTCGACACGGACGGGCAGGTGGCCGCACTGGAGGCGGGCGCGGACGGCATCCTCACCGGTGATTACCTCACCACTGAAGGTCAGTCACCGGCCGACGACCTCGAAATCGTCGAGCAGGCGGGCCTCGAACCGAACACGGACGCAAACGAATTCGACCCCGACGAGGTCAGAGCACGCGCGGACGAACAGAGCGACCCCGAGACGGCGGCGGGGACGGCACAGACGAAATCAGAACTCCAATCAGACGACTAA
- a CDS encoding transcriptional regulator: MDDVRFAVLGTGGIGRRTLEVSQYKDGLTAVAACDRNGVAVDHGGLDVPELLDATEGNIASGPQDGPGDDLATDGGAATAGVKQHGDEAGIVASEQGRPTETPIDDVIAESDAIDAVLVALPNLEHDFIPRVAERFAEAAYEGVLVDVLKRSRVIGMLDDREAKLKESGITFVCGAGATPGFLTGAAALAAQSFVDVEEVEIWWGVGLKSGYEDNRGTVREDIAHLDGYDIETAREMSDDEIEALIEEHDGVLEFHDMEHADDVLLERAGICDAEDVHVGGVLDVRSDEKPTTTTVSVTGTTFDGETGTNTFQLGDVTSMEANVNGPALGYLKAGVRNNRAGHYGVFGPADLMPGF, translated from the coding sequence ATGGACGACGTACGTTTCGCAGTACTCGGCACCGGCGGCATCGGACGACGAACGCTCGAAGTCTCGCAGTACAAGGACGGCCTGACGGCCGTGGCGGCCTGTGACCGTAACGGCGTCGCCGTCGACCACGGCGGCCTCGACGTGCCAGAACTGTTGGACGCCACGGAGGGCAACATCGCGAGCGGGCCACAGGACGGGCCGGGCGATGACCTCGCCACGGACGGCGGCGCGGCCACGGCGGGCGTCAAACAGCACGGCGACGAGGCCGGAATCGTCGCCAGCGAACAGGGCCGACCGACGGAGACGCCTATCGACGATGTGATAGCCGAGAGCGACGCCATCGACGCCGTCCTCGTCGCGCTTCCCAACTTAGAACACGACTTTATCCCCCGCGTGGCCGAACGGTTCGCCGAGGCGGCGTACGAGGGCGTCCTCGTCGACGTGCTCAAACGCTCGCGGGTCATCGGGATGCTGGACGACCGGGAGGCGAAACTGAAGGAGTCGGGCATCACGTTCGTCTGCGGCGCGGGCGCGACGCCCGGGTTCCTGACCGGCGCGGCCGCCCTCGCGGCCCAGTCGTTCGTCGACGTCGAGGAAGTCGAAATCTGGTGGGGCGTCGGCCTCAAGAGCGGGTACGAGGACAACCGCGGCACGGTCCGCGAGGACATCGCCCACCTCGACGGCTACGACATCGAGACGGCCCGCGAGATGAGCGACGACGAAATCGAGGCGCTCATCGAGGAGCACGACGGCGTCTTGGAGTTCCACGACATGGAACACGCCGACGACGTGTTGCTCGAACGCGCGGGCATCTGCGACGCCGAAGACGTCCACGTCGGCGGCGTTCTGGACGTTCGCTCCGACGAGAAACCGACGACGACCACCGTCTCGGTGACCGGGACCACCTTCGACGGGGAGACGGGGACGAACACCTTCCAACTCGGCGACGTGACGAGCATGGAGGCCAACGTCAACGGCCCGGCGCTTGGCTATCTCAAGGCCGGGGTCCGAAACAACCGCGCGGGCCACTACGGCGTGTTCGGTCCGGCGGACCTGATGCCCGGATTCTGA
- a CDS encoding aspartate aminotransferase family protein gives MDRDTAAPDVDSFPGETAREIADYHHEVAAPSTHVYEFVWDVTEDAVGPYCVDVDGNVLLDFTAHVASAPLGYNNPALLDRLDEFDMVDPLKFGGQDFYASAGDLPGPTELMHRLVDIAPDGHDTVFLSNSGAEAVENAIKVCYDYREGAKYGLTFEGAFHGRTLGALSLNRSKAVHRRDFPEVSGIASLPYCDDRTCDPDTCSCGFFPDGEPSQLRRKLGPAGNVDPAEVAYVILEPVQGEGGYRIPSQSFMSDVAAVCEEYDIPLVADEIQSGVGRTGEWWGADHYDIEPDVLAVGKALRVGATVGREEIFPEENGRLSSTWGSGAILASMVGTLTIDIIEAQNLLANAAERGDQLAGALLATDVDGCADVRNLGAMVAVEFETPARRDELVENCLREGLLTLPCGYRTLRFLPPLDVREREVRQAVDAFERAGNR, from the coding sequence ATGGACCGGGACACCGCCGCGCCCGACGTAGATTCGTTTCCGGGCGAAACGGCCCGCGAGATTGCCGACTACCACCACGAAGTCGCCGCCCCGTCGACGCACGTCTACGAGTTCGTCTGGGACGTGACCGAGGACGCCGTCGGCCCGTACTGCGTCGACGTCGACGGGAACGTTCTGCTCGATTTCACCGCCCACGTCGCCTCCGCGCCGCTTGGCTACAACAACCCCGCGCTGTTGGACCGTCTGGACGAGTTCGATATGGTCGACCCGCTGAAGTTCGGCGGGCAGGACTTCTACGCCAGCGCGGGCGATTTGCCGGGACCAACGGAACTGATGCACCGTCTCGTCGACATCGCGCCCGACGGTCACGATACCGTCTTCCTCTCGAACTCCGGCGCGGAGGCCGTCGAGAACGCCATCAAAGTGTGTTACGACTACCGCGAGGGCGCGAAGTACGGCCTCACCTTCGAGGGGGCGTTCCACGGCCGCACGCTCGGGGCACTCTCGCTCAACCGCTCGAAGGCGGTCCACCGACGGGACTTCCCGGAGGTGTCCGGCATCGCTTCGCTCCCGTACTGCGACGACCGGACCTGCGACCCCGACACCTGTTCCTGTGGCTTCTTCCCGGACGGCGAACCATCGCAGTTACGCCGCAAACTCGGCCCGGCGGGCAACGTCGACCCGGCGGAAGTCGCGTACGTCATCCTCGAACCCGTGCAAGGAGAGGGGGGCTACCGAATCCCGAGTCAGTCCTTCATGAGCGACGTGGCGGCCGTCTGCGAGGAGTACGACATCCCGCTGGTCGCCGACGAGATTCAGTCCGGCGTGGGCCGGACCGGCGAATGGTGGGGCGCGGACCACTACGACATCGAACCGGACGTACTGGCCGTCGGCAAGGCGCTCCGCGTGGGCGCGACAGTCGGCCGGGAGGAGATATTCCCCGAGGAGAACGGTCGCCTCTCCTCGACGTGGGGGTCCGGCGCAATCCTCGCCTCGATGGTCGGGACGCTCACCATCGACATCATCGAAGCGCAGAACCTATTGGCCAACGCCGCCGAACGCGGCGACCAGTTGGCGGGTGCGCTCCTCGCGACAGATGTCGACGGTTGTGCCGACGTGCGAAATCTCGGAGCGATGGTCGCCGTGGAGTTCGAGACGCCCGCCCGCCGGGACGAACTCGTCGAGAACTGTCTCCGTGAGGGACTGCTGACGCTCCCCTGCGGGTATCGGACGCTCCGATTCCTGCCACCCCTTGACGTGCGAGAACGAGAGGTACGGCAGGCCGTCGACGCGTTCGAGCGCGCCGGAAATCGGTAA
- a CDS encoding aminotransferase class I/II-fold pyridoxal phosphate-dependent enzyme, with protein MTHGFDLDGRLRQRESADLRRDLAVAERVGDRTRFADDPKGGRIKFGGEAVVFAANNYLGLADDARVQRAAELGARTVGTGAGASRLVTGDTRIHRALERDLAACKGTERALVFSSGYAANVGTIDALSPDVVFSDELNHASIIDGCRVGASETVVYDHCDADDLRAKMAERAEEGASDESWLVVTDSVFSMDGDVAPLELLCDAAEEHGAWLMVDEAHATGLFGEGGGIVQREGLSDRVDVQLGTLSKALASQGGYVAGDEALVEHLVNAARSFVFSTGLAPPAAAAARESLRIARETNQVERLWDNVETLREGLSEMGYDVLGETHVLPVLVGDRTDALELAERLRADGVVAPAIRPPTVPDGTSRIRVAPTATHTAEDIARCLDAFETAGAEVGLL; from the coding sequence ATGACACACGGGTTCGACCTCGACGGTCGGCTTCGTCAGCGAGAGTCGGCGGACCTCCGGCGGGACTTGGCGGTGGCAGAGCGCGTCGGGGACCGGACGCGCTTCGCCGACGACCCGAAAGGGGGACGCATCAAGTTCGGCGGGGAGGCGGTGGTCTTCGCCGCGAACAACTATCTCGGACTGGCCGACGACGCGCGGGTCCAGCGGGCGGCCGAACTCGGCGCGCGCACGGTCGGGACGGGGGCGGGCGCCTCGCGCCTCGTCACCGGCGATACGCGGATTCACCGGGCGCTCGAACGGGATTTGGCGGCGTGTAAGGGAACCGAGCGAGCGCTGGTGTTCTCCTCGGGCTACGCCGCCAACGTCGGCACTATCGACGCGCTCTCGCCCGACGTGGTCTTCTCGGACGAACTGAACCACGCGTCGATAATCGACGGGTGTCGGGTCGGGGCGAGCGAGACGGTGGTGTACGACCACTGCGACGCCGACGACCTGCGGGCGAAGATGGCTGAACGGGCCGAAGAGGGGGCCAGCGACGAGTCGTGGCTGGTCGTCACGGACTCGGTGTTCTCGATGGACGGCGACGTGGCCCCCCTCGAACTGCTCTGTGACGCCGCCGAGGAGCACGGCGCGTGGCTGATGGTGGACGAAGCACACGCCACCGGCCTGTTCGGTGAGGGCGGCGGTATCGTCCAGCGAGAGGGGCTGAGCGACCGCGTCGACGTGCAGTTGGGGACGCTCTCGAAGGCGCTCGCCAGTCAGGGCGGCTACGTGGCTGGCGACGAGGCGCTCGTCGAACATCTGGTGAACGCCGCGCGGTCGTTCGTCTTCTCGACCGGCCTCGCCCCGCCCGCCGCCGCGGCCGCCCGCGAATCGCTCCGTATCGCTCGCGAGACGAATCAGGTCGAGCGGTTGTGGGACAACGTCGAGACCCTCCGCGAGGGGCTGTCGGAGATGGGGTACGACGTGCTCGGCGAGACCCACGTCCTCCCGGTCCTCGTCGGTGACCGGACGGACGCGTTGGAACTGGCCGAGCGACTGCGCGCTGACGGTGTCGTCGCACCCGCGATTCGGCCGCCGACGGTTCCCGACGGCACCTCCCGAATCCGAGTCGCGCCCACGGCGACCCACACGGCTGAGGATATCGCTCGCTGTCTCGACGCGTTCGAGACGGCGGGCGCGGAGGTGGGACTGCTGTGA
- the bioD gene encoding dethiobiotin synthase, producing MTTTVNDGLFVVGTGTGVGKTVVTAGLTGWLRARGRDAIAVKPCQTGYPPDDDAGFVAEACGTESAATCLRRLEPALAPAVAADVADADLAYDEILSGVEDAIGRHDVGVVEGIGGLRVPLADGREVVDLVADLGFPTVVVARSGLGTLNHTGMTVDALERRDVPICGVVLNEYEGATTAERTNPAVIESMTGCPVWTMPPLDLTDPAAAITGVQSHLPEDIVATG from the coding sequence GTGACGACGACGGTGAACGACGGTCTGTTCGTCGTCGGAACCGGAACCGGGGTCGGCAAAACCGTCGTCACGGCGGGATTGACGGGATGGCTGCGCGCTCGCGGACGCGACGCCATCGCGGTCAAACCCTGTCAGACCGGCTATCCGCCCGACGACGACGCCGGGTTCGTCGCCGAGGCCTGCGGGACGGAGTCGGCGGCGACCTGCCTGCGGCGACTCGAACCGGCGCTCGCGCCCGCCGTGGCCGCCGACGTGGCGGATGCCGACCTCGCCTACGACGAGATACTGTCCGGCGTCGAGGACGCCATCGGCCGCCACGATGTCGGGGTGGTCGAGGGAATCGGCGGCCTCCGGGTCCCGCTGGCCGACGGCCGAGAGGTCGTCGACCTCGTCGCGGACCTCGGTTTCCCGACGGTGGTCGTCGCTCGGTCCGGGTTGGGGACGTTGAACCACACCGGCATGACCGTCGACGCCCTCGAACGGCGGGACGTTCCCATCTGCGGCGTCGTCCTGAACGAGTACGAGGGCGCGACGACGGCCGAGCGCACGAACCCTGCGGTCATCGAGTCGATGACCGGTTGCCCGGTCTGGACGATGCCGCCGCTGGACCTGACCGACCCGGCGGCGGCGATTACGGGCGTCCAGTCGCACCTCCCCGAAGACATCGTCGCCACTGGCTGA
- a CDS encoding phosphotransacetylase family protein: MTDSNTLLVTSTQEGIGKTAITLALAKSAQDAGHEVGYMKPKGTRLQSAVGKTRDEDPMLARELLGLDAEVHEMEPIVYSPTFVQEAIRGREDPDELRGRVVDNFQALSEGKDLMVVEGSDRLETGGIVDLTDADIADALDARVLLVCGYATAGDADEVLAAARSLGDRLAGVLFNGVTDAAMEELTDDVLPFLEGRGVPVFGALPRVQSLAGITVADLARSLGADVLTADASTDVHVERFTVGAMGGNSALDQFRRTRDAVMISGGDRSEVQTAALEASGIKVLLLTGGYRPASAVLGRAEDENVPILLVQSDTRTTIDRVEDVLRSGRTRDAGTVERMQDLLDDGVDLDSLLGLDD, from the coding sequence ATGACCGACTCAAACACGCTACTCGTCACCTCGACTCAGGAAGGTATCGGCAAGACGGCAATCACCCTCGCGCTGGCGAAGTCGGCCCAAGACGCCGGTCACGAGGTCGGCTACATGAAGCCGAAGGGGACCCGCCTCCAGAGCGCGGTCGGCAAGACCCGCGACGAGGACCCTATGCTGGCTCGTGAACTGCTCGGATTGGACGCCGAAGTCCACGAGATGGAACCCATCGTCTACTCGCCGACGTTCGTCCAAGAGGCCATCCGCGGCCGCGAGGACCCCGACGAACTCCGCGGGCGCGTCGTCGACAACTTCCAGGCCCTCTCGGAGGGCAAAGACCTGATGGTCGTCGAGGGGAGCGACAGGCTGGAGACCGGTGGTATCGTCGACCTCACGGACGCCGACATCGCCGACGCGCTGGACGCGCGCGTCCTCCTCGTCTGCGGGTACGCGACGGCGGGGGACGCCGACGAAGTCCTCGCCGCGGCCCGGTCGCTCGGGGACCGTCTCGCTGGGGTGCTGTTCAACGGCGTCACCGACGCCGCGATGGAGGAACTGACCGACGATGTGCTCCCCTTCCTCGAAGGACGCGGCGTGCCGGTGTTCGGGGCGCTTCCGCGCGTCCAATCCCTCGCGGGCATCACTGTCGCGGACCTCGCGCGGAGCCTCGGCGCGGACGTGCTGACCGCGGACGCGTCGACGGACGTGCACGTCGAACGGTTCACCGTCGGGGCGATGGGCGGCAACAGCGCGCTGGACCAGTTCCGCCGCACCCGTGACGCCGTGATGATTAGCGGCGGTGACCGCTCGGAGGTCCAGACCGCCGCGCTCGAAGCGAGCGGTATCAAGGTGCTCCTGCTGACCGGCGGCTACCGCCCGGCGAGCGCCGTCCTCGGCCGTGCGGAAGATGAGAACGTCCCCATCCTCTTGGTCCAATCGGACACGCGGACGACCATCGACAGGGTGGAAGACGTGCTTCGCTCGGGGCGCACGCGGGATGCCGGGACCGTCGAGCGGATGCAGGACTTGCTCGACGACGGCGTTGACCTCGACTCCCTGCTCGGGTTGGACGACTGA
- the acs gene encoding acetate--CoA ligase alpha subunit has translation MGRLSTLFAPERVAVIGATDSEGSVGRAITANLLESFDGEVVAVNPYKDEVMGLTCYDGIGDVDASQRIDVAVVVVPPDVAVQAIRDAGANGIANVVVITAGFGETGSEGAARERDLRAAAEEYDMNLVGPNSLGVMSTPKGLNATFGNEMATEGDISFMSQSGAFVTAVLDWAAERDVGFKDIVSLGNKAILDEGDFVAEWGEDPETEVILGYLEDIADGSRFIQTAREVTQDTPIVLVKSGRTDAGASAAASHTGAMAGSERAYEAGLEQAGTLRVESVQELFDFAQILSGQPLPDGDEIAIVTNAGGPGVMTTDAVGDSDLSLAEFEESTLDRLGEMMPDEANIYNPVDIIGDAPAQRFEIALETVLDDDNVSMAVVVACPTAVLSFEELADVVVEKQRESEIPVATTLMGGKSVGAGQDVLSEAGIPNYFDPARAVDSLDALWDYSEIQAREYEPPTTFDVDEERAREILESAARRDTNRLGVEAMELLDAYGIPTPQGGVVDSPSEAEALAEEIGDDVVMKIVSPDILHKSDIGGVEVGVSPAEVRDTYEDLVVRARNYQRDATVLGVQVQEMVDLDSGTETILGMNRDPQFGPLLLFGLGGIFVEVLEDNTVRVAPVSEPEARGMLDDIDSAPLLRGARGRDPVDEDALVDAVQRLSQLVTDFPAIVELDINPLVATPDGVQAVDLRLTLDQEEL, from the coding sequence ATGGGACGACTATCGACGCTATTCGCGCCGGAACGCGTCGCCGTCATCGGGGCCACCGACTCGGAGGGGTCGGTCGGTCGCGCCATCACGGCGAATCTACTGGAATCGTTCGACGGCGAGGTCGTAGCGGTGAATCCCTACAAGGACGAGGTGATGGGTCTCACCTGCTACGACGGCATCGGCGATGTCGACGCCTCCCAGCGTATCGACGTGGCCGTCGTCGTCGTGCCACCGGACGTGGCCGTCCAAGCTATCAGAGATGCCGGGGCGAACGGCATCGCCAACGTCGTCGTCATCACTGCCGGATTCGGCGAGACGGGGAGCGAGGGCGCGGCCCGCGAACGGGACCTGCGGGCCGCGGCCGAGGAGTACGACATGAACCTCGTCGGCCCGAACAGCCTCGGCGTCATGTCGACGCCGAAAGGCCTGAACGCCACCTTCGGCAACGAGATGGCGACCGAAGGGGACATCTCCTTCATGAGTCAGTCGGGGGCGTTCGTCACGGCCGTTCTCGACTGGGCCGCGGAACGCGACGTGGGCTTCAAGGACATCGTCTCGCTCGGCAACAAGGCTATCCTCGACGAGGGCGACTTCGTCGCCGAGTGGGGCGAGGACCCCGAGACGGAGGTCATCCTCGGCTACCTCGAAGACATCGCGGACGGGAGCCGATTCATCCAGACGGCCCGCGAGGTCACGCAGGATACCCCTATCGTCCTCGTGAAATCCGGCCGAACGGACGCCGGGGCCTCGGCCGCCGCCTCCCACACCGGAGCGATGGCGGGGTCCGAGCGGGCCTACGAGGCCGGTCTGGAACAGGCCGGGACGCTCCGCGTGGAGTCGGTCCAAGAGCTGTTCGACTTCGCGCAGATTCTCTCGGGCCAGCCCTTACCCGACGGCGACGAAATCGCCATCGTCACGAACGCCGGTGGCCCGGGCGTGATGACCACCGACGCTGTCGGGGACTCGGACCTCTCCCTCGCGGAGTTCGAGGAGTCGACGCTGGACCGTCTCGGCGAGATGATGCCCGACGAGGCCAACATCTACAATCCCGTCGACATCATCGGGGACGCCCCCGCACAGCGGTTCGAAATCGCCCTCGAAACGGTGCTCGACGACGACAACGTCTCGATGGCCGTCGTCGTCGCCTGCCCGACGGCCGTCCTCTCCTTCGAGGAACTGGCCGACGTGGTCGTCGAGAAACAGCGGGAGAGCGAGATACCCGTCGCGACGACGCTGATGGGCGGGAAGTCCGTCGGCGCGGGACAGGACGTGCTCAGCGAGGCGGGCATCCCGAACTACTTCGACCCGGCGCGGGCCGTCGACAGCCTCGACGCGCTCTGGGACTACAGCGAGATTCAGGCCCGCGAGTACGAACCCCCGACCACGTTCGACGTGGACGAGGAACGCGCCCGCGAGATTCTCGAATCCGCCGCGCGCCGCGATACGAACCGCCTCGGCGTGGAGGCGATGGAACTGCTCGACGCCTACGGTATCCCGACGCCGCAGGGCGGCGTCGTCGACTCGCCGAGCGAGGCCGAAGCGCTCGCCGAGGAAATCGGCGACGACGTGGTGATGAAAATCGTCAGCCCGGACATTCTCCACAAGTCCGACATCGGCGGCGTCGAAGTCGGCGTCTCGCCGGCGGAAGTCCGAGACACCTACGAGGACTTGGTCGTTCGCGCGCGCAACTACCAGCGAGACGCCACCGTCCTCGGCGTCCAAGTGCAGGAGATGGTCGACCTCGACTCGGGCACCGAGACCATCCTCGGGATGAACCGGGACCCGCAGTTCGGCCCGCTCCTGCTCTTTGGCCTCGGTGGTATTTTCGTGGAGGTCCTCGAAGATAACACTGTCAGAGTCGCTCCCGTGAGCGAACCCGAGGCCAGAGGAATGCTGGACGACATCGACTCCGCGCCGCTCCTACGCGGCGCACGCGGCCGCGACCCGGTCGACGAGGACGCCCTCGTCGACGCCGTTCAGCGACTGTCACAACTCGTCACGGACTTCCCGGCCATCGTCGAACTGGACATCAACCCGCTCGTCGCCACGCCCGACGGCGTGCAGGCGGTCGACCTGCGACTCACCCTCGACCAGGAGGAACTATGA
- a CDS encoding spondin domain-containing protein, translating into MTDDRPTLSRRQALALGGAALGSLAFGSATVLGQSDGQQSSRTYRVTVANLTRGQPFTPPAVAAHRPSVEVFAVGSEANEATQQLAENGNLGPLSSLIEDTNAIRGAAVGDSPLVPESDPGDTGLPYVAELELSADASAGYLTFVSMLVATNDGIVGLDTVPLPTNVNESRTYYANGYDVGTEENTELFEDLVPPAKTLVIGGEPEGTAESDPDIAEDGVITPHPGIQGVGNLPPSVYDWREPAGYLQVERVRG; encoded by the coding sequence ATGACCGACGACCGACCGACCCTCTCTCGACGGCAGGCGCTCGCTCTCGGCGGGGCAGCGCTGGGGAGTCTCGCCTTCGGGAGCGCGACGGTACTGGGACAGAGCGACGGCCAACAGAGTAGCCGGACGTACCGCGTCACCGTCGCCAATCTCACGCGGGGCCAACCGTTCACGCCCCCGGCCGTCGCCGCACACCGCCCCAGCGTCGAGGTGTTCGCCGTCGGCTCCGAAGCCAACGAGGCGACGCAACAACTCGCCGAGAACGGCAACCTCGGCCCGCTGTCCTCGCTCATCGAAGACACGAACGCGATTCGCGGGGCCGCCGTCGGCGACTCGCCGCTCGTCCCAGAGTCCGACCCCGGCGACACCGGCCTGCCGTACGTGGCCGAACTGGAACTCTCGGCGGACGCCAGCGCGGGTTACCTCACGTTCGTCAGCATGCTCGTCGCGACAAACGACGGCATCGTCGGACTGGACACCGTTCCGCTCCCGACGAACGTCAACGAGTCGCGGACCTACTACGCCAACGGGTACGACGTGGGAACCGAGGAGAACACCGAACTGTTCGAGGATTTGGTCCCGCCCGCGAAAACGCTCGTCATCGGCGGCGAACCCGAGGGAACGGCTGAGAGCGACCCGGATATTGCCGAAGACGGCGTCATCACGCCGCATCCGGGCATCCAGGGCGTCGGGAACCTACCGCCTTCGGTGTACGATTGGCGAGAGCCAGCGGGATACCTACAGGTCGAACGCGTCCGCGGGTAG
- the dpsA gene encoding DNA starvation/stationary phase protection protein DpsA, which yields MATQEHVRKQFGEVEENSLRLGKEKSEQIIDALNQDLADTYTLYHQLKKHHWNVEGAEFRDLHLFLGDAAGHAEEAADELAERAQALGGTPISGGAAQEEHATVEYEGQDVYDIRTSLANDLDMYGDIIESLRDHVELAENLGDHATAQILREILVETEEDAHHIEHYLEDDTLVQ from the coding sequence ATGGCGACACAGGAACACGTCCGCAAGCAGTTCGGTGAAGTCGAAGAGAACTCCCTCCGCCTCGGGAAGGAAAAGTCCGAACAGATTATCGACGCGCTGAATCAGGACCTCGCCGACACGTACACGCTGTACCACCAGTTGAAGAAACACCACTGGAACGTCGAGGGGGCGGAATTCCGCGACCTCCACCTGTTCCTCGGTGACGCCGCCGGACACGCCGAGGAGGCCGCCGACGAACTGGCCGAACGGGCGCAGGCGCTCGGCGGGACCCCGATATCCGGCGGTGCGGCACAGGAGGAACACGCAACGGTCGAGTACGAGGGTCAGGACGTCTACGACATCCGCACGTCGCTCGCGAACGACCTCGACATGTACGGTGACATCATCGAATCGCTACGCGACCACGTCGAACTCGCGGAGAACCTCGGTGACCACGCGACGGCCCAGATACTCCGCGAAATCCTCGTGGAGACGGAAGAAGACGCACACCACATAGAGCACTACCTCGAAGACGACACGCTGGTCCAGTAA
- a CDS encoding DUF7547 family protein, with amino-acid sequence MTTSTGDDIPALLTDLVRTLQELETEVEPRTDDGRPRPPTLDELLRFTSDVTIPAAILVLQTNVEALKLLRRALRMAEGRPTSTGSGSDEMRRRATALSKATLTRLDDALTELQTAVEGRPSDREAAELLDEARTLRADLEAKLEESTREDGQPDEESTTVPVDVDAELESIKDDLGADTGQEGTDDPDGGPDDESE; translated from the coding sequence ATGACGACCAGTACGGGGGACGACATTCCCGCCCTCCTGACCGACCTCGTGCGGACGCTCCAGGAACTGGAGACGGAGGTGGAACCCCGCACCGACGACGGGCGGCCGCGCCCGCCGACGCTCGACGAGTTGCTTCGCTTTACCAGCGACGTGACGATTCCCGCGGCGATACTCGTCCTCCAGACGAACGTCGAGGCGCTGAAACTGCTCCGGCGCGCCCTCCGGATGGCCGAGGGCCGCCCCACCTCTACGGGGTCGGGGTCCGACGAGATGCGTCGGCGCGCGACGGCACTCAGCAAGGCGACGCTCACTCGCCTCGACGACGCGCTAACAGAGTTACAGACTGCCGTGGAGGGGCGCCCGTCCGACCGAGAAGCGGCCGAATTACTCGACGAGGCGCGCACGCTCCGAGCCGATCTCGAAGCCAAATTGGAGGAATCGACCAGGGAAGACGGCCAGCCCGATGAGGAGTCCACTACCGTCCCGGTCGACGTTGACGCCGAACTCGAATCCATCAAGGACGACCTCGGCGCAGATACCGGCCAAGAGGGCACCGACGACCCGGACGGCGGGCCTGACGACGAAAGCGAGTAA